The following are from one region of the Silene latifolia isolate original U9 population chromosome 9, ASM4854445v1, whole genome shotgun sequence genome:
- the LOC141599639 gene encoding uncharacterized protein LOC141599639 — protein sequence MSQGIAIGIVNGVTISCAVKCRTKAFPKGGKGKTVNVRFGDKKLKEPLWQCIQHCGACCKLEKGPSFATPEEIFDNPDDIQLYKSLVGADGWCINYDKINRKCSIYDERPYFCRVEQDVFQDLYGISKKKFNKEACSFCNDTIKAIYGADSEELDRFNKAVRS from the exons ATGTCACAAGGCATTGCCATTGGTATAGTAAATGGTGTAACAATAAGTTGTGCAGTCAAGTGTAGGACAAAGGCATTCCCCAAGGGTGGAAAGGGCAAAACTGTCAATGTTAGGTTTGGAGATAAGAAGTTGAAGGAACCACTGTGGCAGTGTATTCAACATTGTGGGGCCTGCTGTAAACTTGAAAAGGGTCCCTCTTTTGCTACCCCTGAAGAAATTTTTGACAATCCTGATGATATTCAG CTTTATAAGAGCTTGGTAGGCGCGGATGGATGGTGCATAAACTATGACAAGATCAATAGGAAATGTTCCATATATGATG AACGGCCTTACTTTTGCCGGGTGGAGCAAGATGTATTCCAGGATTTGTATGGAATCAGCAAGAAGAAGTTTAATAAAGAGGCTTGCAG TTTTTGTAACGATACGATTAAAGCAATATATGGTGCCGATTCAGAAGAGTTGGATAGGTTCAATAAGGCTGTCAGAAGCTAA
- the LOC141600919 gene encoding RNA polymerase II C-terminal domain phosphatase-like 4, which produces MIIEGAMQENQCPHNVFLDDKCLSCKLRKSDCPNITTIPVNYLRCGDNMSLSLSAIDRFRVQDLQVILGQRKLNLILDLDNTLIHSKKPRKFTLQDKKNVTNDSYDLYKVEGSSRLVKLSPEAREFLKKVREMFQLSIYTLGKRDYAQRIASLLAGGSNLDIRSMFGKIISKEDSTRRKRA; this is translated from the coding sequence ATGATTATAGAAGGAGCCATGCAAGAAAACCAATGCCCTCATAATGTGTTCCTTGATGACAAATGCTTGTCATGCAAATTACGTAAAAGCGATTGTCCAAACATCACCACCATTCCCGTCAATTACCTCCGTTGCGGTGATAATATGAGCTTAAGTCTTTCAGCCATAGACCGATTTCGAGTTCAAGATTTACAAGTCATCTTAGGTCAAAGGAAGCTTAATTTGATTCTCGACTTGGATAACACTCTCATCCATTCAAAAAAACCCCGAAAATTCACATTACAAGACAAGAAAAATGTCACCAACGATTCCTACGATCTATACAAGGTTGAAGGCAGCTCAAGATTAGTCAAGTTAAGTCCGGAAGCACGTGAATTCCTTAAGAAAGTACGTGAGATGTTCCAGTTATCAATTTATACTCTAGGGAAACGTGACTATGCTCAGAGGATTGCGAGTTTATTAGCCGGTGGATCAAACCTAGATATACGTTCCATGTTCGGGAAGATTATTAGTAAGGAGGATAGTACTCGGAGAAAAAGGGCTTGA